One Pseudoalteromonas undina genomic region harbors:
- a CDS encoding LysR family transcriptional regulator, translated as MLENIDMQWLLSFQKVYEQLSFKRAAEQRQLPTSNISRHVALLEQALNIRLLERTTRKMTATAAGEQLYHSLSPLIMAMGDALKEVHQVGDSIAGHLKIITPDLPFMAEAIADFCHKHPRIKLSCDTQLNPAEGLLEGFDLVLRFSRGSLEDSGWVAKELLRWPSYVVAAPCLLEKYPTPESIDKLSKSPCITSLSVLQGMPWRFKKAGAISVVSSYKVNSGQMAKAAALKGLGFAILPLNACLTELEQGDLVKINLPDEPEDLVLHALYSGRKYPLVKVTAFLDHLQSNYCQLFI; from the coding sequence GTGCTAGAGAATATTGATATGCAATGGCTGTTGAGCTTTCAAAAAGTATACGAGCAGCTAAGTTTTAAGCGAGCAGCAGAGCAACGCCAATTGCCAACCTCTAACATTAGCCGACATGTTGCTTTATTAGAGCAAGCCTTAAATATTCGATTATTAGAGCGCACAACTCGTAAAATGACAGCAACAGCGGCAGGAGAGCAGCTTTATCATAGCTTATCTCCGCTTATTATGGCGATGGGTGATGCGCTGAAAGAAGTTCATCAAGTGGGTGATTCGATAGCTGGGCATCTTAAAATAATTACACCTGATCTCCCTTTCATGGCTGAAGCTATAGCTGATTTTTGCCACAAACACCCTAGAATAAAACTGAGTTGCGATACTCAGCTCAATCCTGCAGAGGGATTACTTGAGGGGTTTGATTTGGTACTACGTTTTAGTCGTGGGTCATTAGAAGATTCTGGCTGGGTTGCTAAAGAGTTGCTGCGTTGGCCAAGTTATGTGGTGGCTGCACCCTGTTTACTTGAAAAGTACCCTACTCCAGAATCAATAGATAAACTGAGTAAGTCTCCCTGTATTACTAGTTTATCTGTATTACAAGGAATGCCTTGGCGATTCAAAAAAGCAGGGGCTATTAGTGTCGTATCCAGCTATAAGGTAAACAGCGGGCAAATGGCAAAAGCTGCAGCACTAAAAGGATTAGGATTTGCAATACTCCCCTTGAACGCTTGCCTTACGGAGTTAGAGCAAGGCGATTTGGTTAAAATTAACTTGCCTGATGAGCCCGAGGATTTAGTTTTGCATGCACTTTATTCTGGTCGAAAATACCCTTTAGTGAAAGTAACCGCTTTTTTGGATCATTTGCAGAGTAACTACTGCCAGCTGTTCATATAA
- a CDS encoding haloacid dehalogenase type II yields the protein MATTLAFDVYGTLINTHGVVSLLENMVGDNAHAFSTTWREKQLEYSFRRGLMQNYVPFSVCTEQALDYACLLHKVTLSDEQKAQLLALYKTLLAFDDVKAGLESLKAQNYRLFAFSNGAASAVNTLLEAAGISDYFEGVVSADDIKTFKPNPGVYSHFLREAHSTGANTWLISSNPFDVIGALSHGMRAAWIQRSNEAIFDPWELEPTTTACDLHDLKTKLASNNE from the coding sequence ATGGCAACTACACTGGCGTTTGATGTATACGGTACGCTTATAAACACCCATGGCGTGGTGTCGTTACTTGAAAATATGGTTGGTGATAACGCGCACGCATTTTCAACTACTTGGCGTGAAAAACAACTCGAATATTCGTTTAGACGCGGCTTAATGCAAAACTACGTGCCGTTTTCGGTGTGTACTGAGCAGGCACTTGATTATGCGTGTTTACTGCACAAGGTAACTTTAAGCGATGAGCAAAAAGCACAGTTATTAGCCCTATATAAAACACTCCTCGCATTTGATGATGTTAAAGCAGGGCTAGAGAGCTTAAAAGCACAAAACTATCGGCTATTTGCGTTTTCTAATGGTGCGGCCAGTGCGGTAAATACCTTGCTCGAAGCGGCAGGTATAAGTGATTATTTTGAAGGCGTAGTGAGCGCCGATGACATTAAAACCTTTAAACCCAACCCAGGTGTTTATAGTCATTTTTTACGCGAGGCACATTCAACCGGCGCTAATACTTGGTTGATATCGAGTAACCCATTTGATGTTATTGGGGCGTTATCGCACGGTATGCGTGCTGCGTGGATACAGCGCTCAAATGAGGCTATTTTTGATCCCTGGGAGCTTGAGCCTACAACAACGGCGTGCGATTTACATGATTTAAAAACCAAGCTGGCAAGTAATAACGAATGA
- a CDS encoding FAD-dependent monooxygenase, producing MSKVNHIAIIGAGVAGLAFAIFARKQGIKVTIYERNSHFSSIGAGVTLWPNAMFVIKQMGLINKFSQLGGQPSFMRQFSRADTQHAEFDIKALNSTSGFPTITILRRDLISILARELKSLSATIHFNRSINTEDIHQLKKQFDLVIGCDGRMHSAARELLYPNTVLPKYQGFINIIGISKMDLAAFNQSIHDYRNKTERFGIVPVANNLCYWAAAWPSKIDKTKQIDDWYNEMRLRFKNWPEKIQTVFNYSEQNSIKQLFVHDLDPLPYWHNENLLIIGDAAHAPLPTSGQGASQALEDVWHLSQILNKGEQLETVLKRFYETRINKTTTAQQIGRQVAKQIFTQQPSQDSATPEVSVTQLSQLYMQGLNEV from the coding sequence ATGAGTAAGGTTAATCATATAGCTATTATTGGGGCCGGGGTTGCAGGTTTAGCATTCGCTATTTTTGCAAGAAAACAAGGCATAAAAGTGACCATATACGAAAGGAATAGTCATTTTTCCTCAATAGGCGCAGGGGTTACCCTGTGGCCAAACGCTATGTTTGTAATAAAGCAAATGGGTTTAATCAATAAGTTTAGCCAACTAGGTGGTCAGCCAAGCTTTATGCGCCAATTTAGCCGCGCTGATACACAACACGCTGAGTTTGATATTAAAGCACTTAATTCAACAAGCGGCTTTCCCACGATCACTATTTTGCGCCGAGATTTAATAAGTATTTTAGCTCGCGAGCTAAAAAGCCTGAGCGCGACAATTCATTTTAATCGCTCTATAAATACTGAGGATATTCATCAACTAAAAAAACAATTTGACCTAGTGATAGGCTGCGATGGGCGTATGCATTCAGCAGCTCGCGAACTTCTTTACCCCAATACTGTACTTCCCAAATATCAGGGCTTCATCAATATCATTGGTATTAGTAAAATGGACTTAGCTGCATTTAACCAAAGCATTCACGACTACCGCAACAAAACAGAACGATTTGGCATAGTGCCTGTGGCAAATAATCTTTGTTATTGGGCTGCTGCTTGGCCAAGTAAAATAGACAAAACCAAGCAAATAGACGATTGGTATAATGAAATGCGTTTGCGCTTTAAAAACTGGCCAGAAAAAATCCAAACAGTATTTAATTACAGCGAACAAAACAGCATAAAGCAGCTATTTGTACACGATTTAGATCCACTTCCATATTGGCATAATGAAAATTTACTGATTATCGGTGACGCAGCCCACGCCCCATTACCTACATCTGGACAAGGCGCCAGCCAAGCACTTGAAGATGTATGGCATTTGTCTCAAATACTTAATAAAGGTGAGCAGCTCGAAACCGTTTTAAAGCGATTTTATGAAACGCGAATAAATAAAACCACAACCGCACAGCAAATTGGACGACAAGTGGCTAAGCAAATATTTACTCAGCAACCATCACAAGACTCAGCAACGCCAGAAGTCTCTGTTACTCAGCTTAGTCAGTTATATATGCAAGGGCTAAATGAGGTTTAG
- a CDS encoding lysine N(6)-hydroxylase/L-ornithine N(5)-oxygenase family protein, with protein MDNQPYDFIAIGLGPFNLSLACLSEPLEDVKSLFLEQRSEFDWHPGMMLEGVTLQTPFMSDLVTMADPTSQYSFLNYAKLNNRLYPFYIRESFFLLRREYNLYCQWVCSQLSNVNFEQTVTHVEFCPQSECYTVSCNTPNGMQHYVTRHIVLGTGPAPYIPDCAVQSNSNNVMHSSDFCHRLDELKAAKRVTVVGAGQSAAEIYHTLLQQAVPQGLQLDWIARSPRYFPLEYTKLTLEMTSPEYVDYFYNLKTEQRDWLNQNQKNLFKGINGDLINDIFDTLYAQSLDGPISTTFKTNSRLTGTQKVGKRLLTEFYHQELEQPFSIETDFLICATGFKYQRPAFLNNIAHQLPQDEQGRYLVSREYAVDSEQKRIFVQNAEQHTHGFVTPDLGMACYRNSIILREILGYSPYQVEQKIAFQNFDLSDVTLSTQQQSSAA; from the coding sequence ATGGATAATCAACCTTACGATTTTATAGCTATTGGCCTTGGCCCATTTAACTTATCTTTAGCGTGTTTAAGTGAACCGCTCGAAGATGTAAAAAGCCTGTTTTTAGAACAGCGCAGTGAGTTTGATTGGCACCCTGGAATGATGCTAGAAGGCGTTACATTACAAACTCCGTTTATGTCGGATTTAGTAACCATGGCAGATCCAACCAGCCAGTATAGCTTTTTAAATTATGCCAAATTGAATAATCGGTTATACCCGTTTTATATTCGCGAAAGCTTTTTTTTATTGCGCCGTGAATACAACTTATATTGCCAATGGGTTTGCTCGCAGCTTTCAAATGTTAACTTTGAACAAACAGTCACTCACGTTGAATTTTGCCCGCAAAGTGAGTGTTATACCGTTAGCTGTAACACCCCTAATGGTATGCAACATTATGTGACTCGCCATATTGTTTTGGGCACAGGGCCTGCACCGTATATTCCTGATTGCGCTGTGCAAAGTAACTCAAATAACGTAATGCACAGTAGCGATTTTTGTCATCGGCTTGATGAATTAAAAGCGGCTAAACGAGTTACCGTGGTAGGGGCTGGGCAAAGTGCAGCAGAAATTTACCACACCTTATTGCAGCAAGCAGTACCGCAAGGCTTGCAGTTAGATTGGATAGCACGCTCACCGCGCTATTTCCCGCTTGAGTATACTAAGCTCACCCTTGAAATGACCTCTCCTGAGTATGTTGATTACTTTTATAATTTAAAAACTGAGCAGCGAGATTGGCTCAATCAAAACCAAAAAAATCTATTTAAGGGCATTAACGGCGATTTAATTAACGACATTTTCGACACCCTCTACGCGCAAAGCCTTGATGGGCCAATTTCTACTACATTTAAAACTAACAGCAGGCTAACAGGTACTCAAAAAGTAGGTAAGCGTTTACTGACTGAGTTTTATCATCAGGAGCTTGAGCAGCCCTTTTCAATAGAAACCGACTTTTTAATTTGCGCCACGGGCTTTAAATATCAGCGCCCTGCTTTTTTAAATAATATTGCCCACCAATTACCCCAAGATGAGCAAGGTCGTTATTTAGTGAGTCGTGAATATGCGGTAGATAGCGAACAAAAACGTATTTTTGTACAAAATGCCGAGCAGCATACTCATGGTTTTGTAACTCCAGATTTAGGTATGGCTTGCTACCGTAATAGTATTATTTTACGTGAAATTTTAGGTTATTCGCCTTATCAGGTTGAGCAAAAAATTGCTTTTCAAAACTTTGATTTAAGCGATGTCACCCTATCAACACAACAGCAGAGTAGCGCCGCATGA
- a CDS encoding GNAT family N-acetyltransferase — translation MYFSSFVTTLQHTGKVTMRLLQQTDMPTVCDWLKQPYAHFWGMQQQTEQQITKAYQDIFVTPHHQAYVIEQNNNLLALVELYSPEHESLMKAAYEVEPNDVGMHILLAPNTAPKRHFSFEMMQCVLQSIFAQNSAARVVVEPDIANSKIHTLNKRLGFVHTQQIQLGEKAAYLGFCDKAAFDRHSQLFTDSLAPLQTDYVIQPHWQWANRHLQAKALTELVHERLLAAETTKQGFKVNVEGGYFIFNGRAMALNHIDIDEPSLCFYNLNEELQPLDVLHFFSMQGPALGLTGKRLATYLEELNATLASACFKRENNTLTAAQLANLGLQKIEAAMSEGHPAFVANNGRIGFSKADFLRYAPEVGKPFKVLWLAAHKTVCDFAHSEYFADYPSHISDELDLTTRDTFNKALKAQNLNPDDYLLIPAHPWQYQHKLSVVFANELANQRLVYLGEGDDLYQAQQSIRTLYNCSHPHKPYLKVALSILNMGFMRGLSRAYMAVTPAINDWVFEKVSQDQQLAGANFTALREYATLGYAHHTFEQSALGDTPYRKMFACLWRENPNHNLNSDEQLTTMAALLHLDNNGQSLVGEWITQSGLSTQQWLRAYFNAYLIPLVHCFYAHKLVFMPHGENLILKLKNSVPVGAYMKDIGEEVALLNSTEVLPAGVERIHVSMPKELELLSIFTDVFDCFFRYLVAILVREERITEHDFWQCVTQSVKAYQHANPALNERFKEYDFFSDEFAHSCLNRLQLGNNEQMVDLTDPAGSLQFAGNLNNPVSAKLYG, via the coding sequence ATGTATTTTTCATCTTTTGTAACCACCCTACAGCATACCGGCAAAGTGACGATGCGGTTATTACAACAAACAGATATGCCAACAGTTTGCGATTGGCTTAAGCAACCGTATGCGCACTTTTGGGGTATGCAGCAGCAAACCGAGCAACAAATAACTAAAGCGTATCAAGATATTTTTGTTACGCCTCATCATCAGGCATACGTGATCGAGCAAAATAATAACCTATTGGCTTTAGTTGAGCTTTATAGCCCAGAGCACGAAAGCTTAATGAAAGCGGCGTACGAGGTTGAACCTAATGATGTGGGTATGCATATTTTATTAGCGCCTAACACGGCACCTAAGCGCCATTTTAGTTTTGAAATGATGCAGTGCGTGCTGCAAAGTATTTTTGCTCAAAACAGTGCTGCCCGTGTTGTGGTTGAGCCCGACATTGCTAATAGTAAAATTCATACGTTAAATAAGCGTTTGGGATTTGTGCACACCCAGCAAATTCAACTAGGCGAAAAAGCCGCTTATTTAGGCTTTTGTGACAAAGCAGCCTTTGATAGGCACAGCCAGTTATTTACTGATTCGTTAGCGCCTTTGCAAACTGACTACGTGATACAGCCACATTGGCAATGGGCAAATCGACATTTACAAGCTAAAGCACTCACCGAGCTAGTGCACGAGCGTTTATTGGCTGCAGAGACAACAAAGCAAGGCTTTAAAGTAAACGTTGAAGGCGGTTATTTTATTTTTAATGGCCGTGCTATGGCACTGAATCATATAGATATAGACGAGCCAAGCCTATGCTTTTACAACCTTAACGAAGAGCTGCAGCCGCTAGATGTGTTGCACTTTTTTAGTATGCAAGGGCCTGCGCTAGGTTTAACGGGTAAGCGCCTTGCCACCTACCTTGAAGAGCTAAATGCTACTTTAGCCAGTGCGTGCTTTAAACGTGAAAATAACACGTTAACAGCGGCGCAGTTAGCTAATTTAGGGCTGCAAAAAATAGAAGCCGCAATGAGTGAAGGGCATCCTGCCTTTGTTGCTAATAATGGCCGCATTGGTTTTAGTAAAGCTGACTTTTTACGTTATGCGCCAGAAGTAGGCAAACCGTTTAAAGTACTGTGGTTAGCAGCGCATAAAACGGTATGCGACTTTGCCCATAGTGAATACTTTGCCGATTACCCAAGCCATATAAGTGATGAACTAGATTTAACCACCCGAGATACGTTCAACAAAGCGCTAAAAGCTCAAAACCTAAACCCCGATGATTACTTACTCATTCCTGCTCACCCTTGGCAGTACCAACACAAATTGAGTGTGGTATTTGCAAATGAGTTGGCAAATCAGCGATTAGTGTATTTAGGTGAAGGTGACGATTTATATCAAGCGCAACAATCAATTCGTACCTTATATAATTGCTCGCACCCACATAAACCGTATTTAAAAGTGGCGTTGTCGATTTTAAATATGGGATTTATGCGTGGCCTATCGCGTGCTTACATGGCGGTGACACCTGCCATTAACGATTGGGTATTTGAAAAGGTTAGCCAAGATCAACAACTCGCAGGCGCTAATTTTACAGCGCTTAGAGAATACGCCACTTTAGGCTATGCCCATCATACGTTTGAGCAAAGCGCGCTTGGAGATACACCCTATCGTAAAATGTTTGCCTGTTTATGGCGAGAAAACCCAAACCATAATTTAAATAGTGATGAACAACTGACCACCATGGCAGCGTTATTACACTTAGATAATAATGGCCAAAGTTTAGTGGGCGAATGGATAACGCAAAGTGGTTTGAGCACACAGCAGTGGTTACGTGCCTACTTTAATGCTTATTTAATTCCGCTAGTACATTGCTTTTACGCGCATAAATTAGTGTTTATGCCTCACGGCGAAAACCTCATTTTAAAGCTTAAAAATTCGGTGCCAGTGGGCGCATATATGAAAGACATAGGTGAAGAGGTTGCCTTACTTAATAGCACTGAAGTATTGCCAGCAGGCGTTGAACGTATTCATGTTTCTATGCCTAAAGAACTTGAGCTATTAAGTATATTTACCGATGTATTTGACTGTTTCTTTAGATACTTAGTAGCAATTTTAGTGCGAGAAGAGCGTATTACTGAGCATGACTTTTGGCAGTGTGTTACGCAAAGTGTTAAAGCGTATCAACATGCTAACCCTGCTTTAAATGAGCGATTTAAAGAGTATGACTTTTTTAGTGATGAGTTTGCTCACTCTTGTTTAAACCGCTTACAGTTAGGTAATAATGAGCAAATGGTTGATTTAACGGATCCGGCAGGTAGTTTGCAGTTTGCTGGTAACTTAAACAACCCCGTATCGGCAAAGCTGTATGGCTAA
- a CDS encoding FMN-dependent NADH-azoreductase, with protein MTTLLHVDASVRAVKNDNPDHDSISKNIAKHFIDSFAKRQAIDEYFYRDVGVNPPSFITQDWIGAVFTPDDKKTAEQHQLLALSDTLIAEIAAADIIVISSPMYNYGMPAQLKAWFDQVIRINQTFDFDLSRGDFPLQPLLDGKILVVITSTGEFGFEQGGIREHMSHLVPHLRTLSKYLGVSTIHEIASEYQEFADVRHQLSLDNAYSQAAVLGGQLSNQ; from the coding sequence ATGACTACCCTACTTCACGTTGATGCAAGCGTAAGAGCTGTTAAAAACGACAACCCAGATCACGATTCAATCTCTAAAAATATTGCTAAGCATTTTATTGATAGCTTTGCAAAGCGCCAAGCTATAGATGAGTATTTTTATCGTGATGTTGGTGTGAATCCTCCGTCTTTTATTACCCAAGACTGGATAGGCGCAGTATTTACACCTGATGATAAAAAGACTGCTGAGCAACATCAGTTACTGGCCTTGTCAGACACATTAATCGCTGAAATTGCCGCTGCCGATATTATTGTGATTTCCTCGCCTATGTATAACTACGGTATGCCCGCACAGTTAAAAGCATGGTTTGATCAAGTGATACGTATAAACCAAACTTTTGATTTCGATCTTTCCCGTGGGGATTTCCCACTGCAGCCTTTGCTGGACGGTAAAATATTAGTTGTGATCACCTCAACCGGTGAGTTTGGTTTTGAGCAAGGTGGCATACGTGAGCATATGAGCCATTTAGTGCCGCACTTACGTACGTTGAGTAAATATTTAGGCGTGAGCACCATTCATGAAATTGCCTCAGAATATCAAGAGTTTGCCGATGTACGCCATCAACTATCGCTCGATAATGCTTATAGCCAAGCAGCAGTGCTAGGGGGGCAGTTAAGTAATCAATAA
- a CDS encoding GyrI-like domain-containing protein: MEVKQLASQTLIGLKVRTCNANEMNAGTANIAELWQKFGEKFANSLTQNTKVYGVYTNYESDLTGDFDVIACCDNLSIKLPEAKKVTTQAGRYLVFKGEGEMPDAVIDLWGEIWQYFSSDDCRYSRTYTSDFEYYKSSNEIEIAIAIED, from the coding sequence ATGGAAGTAAAGCAACTAGCAAGTCAGACCTTAATCGGCTTAAAAGTAAGAACCTGCAACGCCAATGAAATGAACGCTGGCACTGCAAATATAGCTGAACTTTGGCAAAAATTTGGTGAAAAGTTTGCCAACAGCCTCACCCAAAACACCAAAGTGTATGGTGTGTATACCAATTACGAAAGCGATCTCACTGGTGATTTTGACGTAATTGCCTGCTGCGATAATTTATCAATTAAACTCCCTGAAGCTAAAAAAGTAACCACTCAAGCAGGGCGTTATTTGGTATTTAAAGGTGAAGGTGAAATGCCCGATGCAGTAATCGATTTATGGGGCGAAATTTGGCAATACTTCAGCTCAGACGATTGCCGTTATTCCCGCACCTACACTAGCGACTTTGAGTACTATAAAAGCAGTAACGAGATAGAAATTGCTATTGCAATTGAAGACTAA
- a CDS encoding MFS transporter — protein sequence MSLRLALILLTVISVVCDTLLLPFYPQFFASEFAISNATLIGLFVANCCITVMLALPLWAKVAKKYNELALWLVTQVVAAGFGLLCYFATNVWEFWIYYQLMLVLKASYLLIYPFALRLEQQTKHLSIIGLFSVLMHFGAIGGALIGGYFFSLAEPRYALLLSSAGDLVQVLLCAYLMYSLKTGIYQQAIATEKPRERIPYFIWQFCFLSVVVYFSAFLIRPFFTTHWQALNAQSSTLQSAVVYAIPAFAALVMLVFNHFRQHLPLPTLSRTSTLLCALILGAFGLYLQAQESVGLVILSRVLYGFALFQVMVLLEVMLFAKSEPAHYGSDFAKVHIAQNIGVILASLLVGMSVEHLSTTVVFYFAATGFASLAFILLWRVKAVARTARSAS from the coding sequence ATGAGTCTTCGTTTAGCGCTAATTTTGCTGACGGTTATTTCGGTGGTATGCGATACCTTGTTGCTACCGTTTTATCCGCAATTTTTTGCTAGTGAATTTGCTATTAGTAACGCCACTCTAATCGGCCTCTTTGTGGCTAACTGTTGTATTACTGTAATGCTGGCTTTACCGCTATGGGCTAAGGTCGCTAAAAAATACAATGAATTGGCTTTATGGTTAGTAACCCAAGTAGTAGCCGCTGGTTTTGGCCTGCTTTGCTACTTTGCGACCAATGTATGGGAGTTTTGGATTTACTACCAACTAATGTTGGTGCTAAAGGCAAGCTACCTACTTATTTACCCATTTGCACTGCGATTAGAGCAACAAACTAAGCATTTATCTATTATTGGTTTGTTTTCTGTATTGATGCATTTTGGTGCGATTGGTGGTGCTTTAATTGGTGGTTACTTCTTTAGTTTAGCAGAGCCACGCTATGCGTTATTACTCAGTAGTGCCGGTGACCTAGTTCAGGTTTTATTATGCGCTTACTTAATGTATTCATTAAAAACAGGTATTTATCAGCAAGCAATAGCGACTGAAAAACCGCGAGAACGTATTCCCTATTTTATTTGGCAATTTTGCTTTTTAAGTGTGGTGGTATATTTTAGCGCGTTTTTAATTCGTCCCTTCTTTACAACTCATTGGCAAGCATTAAACGCACAAAGCAGCACGTTGCAAAGTGCTGTTGTATACGCCATTCCTGCTTTTGCAGCGCTTGTTATGCTGGTTTTTAACCATTTCAGGCAGCATTTACCACTTCCAACATTAAGCCGCACTAGCACTTTGTTATGTGCACTTATTTTGGGGGCGTTTGGGCTTTATTTACAAGCGCAGGAGTCGGTGGGGTTAGTGATTTTATCACGTGTTTTATATGGCTTTGCGCTATTTCAAGTGATGGTACTGCTAGAGGTAATGCTATTTGCTAAAAGTGAGCCTGCACATTACGGCAGCGACTTTGCCAAAGTGCACATTGCTCAAAACATCGGGGTTATTTTAGCGTCGTTACTAGTGGGTATGAGCGTAGAGCATCTTTCAACAACGGTTGTGTTTTACTTTGCTGCCACTGGCTTTGCAAGCCTTGCCTTTATTTTGCTTTGGCGGGTTAAGGCTGTTGCTCGAACTGCGCGTTCAGCGTCTTAG
- a CDS encoding pyridoxal phosphate-dependent decarboxylase family protein, which yields MSQSQVLNINTIEKQAVFEQSGLPPQFNLEQFINYQIASLQGLSAVQQAMAKAQKPFSGVSVNTLAKVVNDVDLSQPLADFPAVLEELKGVYLDHAVYFHHPRYMAHLNCPVTYPAVVAEHIIAAINTSVDTWDQSAGATLIEQKLIDWTCQKAALPSTADGVFTSGGTQSNLMAMLVAREVAVSRYAPEHQVKLQGLPAVASRFKIYCSEVAHFSIQKAAALLGLGYNAVVPVATNREMQMDMQALKTAIATSKAQGDLPIAVVITAGTTDFGSIDPIHNIAMLAKEEQLWCHVDGAYGGGLLVSEHHRNALNGIELVDSITIDYHKSFMQPVSCSAFLLSDKRHFSHITLYADYLNPLAEAGNGTPNLVDKSLQTTRRFDALKLWLTLRTTGEAPLGRAFDKVIGLARQTHIVLNDHPDFEVVNYPELSALVFRFAPDDLKHDLDLLDSLNLHVRQTFLQTGEAMVARTKINGRHYLKFTLLNAQCQLTDVRAVIEQISHIAWQTYREIA from the coding sequence GTGTCTCAATCTCAAGTGTTAAATATTAATACCATTGAAAAACAGGCTGTATTTGAACAAAGCGGCCTGCCCCCACAATTCAATTTAGAGCAGTTCATTAATTATCAAATAGCGTCATTGCAAGGGTTGTCGGCAGTACAGCAAGCGATGGCTAAAGCCCAAAAGCCATTTTCAGGTGTGTCGGTAAATACGTTGGCAAAAGTCGTAAACGATGTTGATTTATCACAGCCTTTGGCTGACTTCCCGGCGGTGCTTGAGGAGCTAAAAGGCGTGTATTTAGATCATGCTGTGTACTTTCATCATCCGCGTTATATGGCTCATTTAAACTGCCCTGTAACCTATCCTGCTGTGGTGGCCGAACACATTATTGCCGCTATTAATACCTCGGTAGATACGTGGGATCAAAGTGCAGGCGCGACCTTAATCGAACAAAAGCTGATTGATTGGACATGCCAAAAAGCAGCATTGCCAAGCACTGCCGATGGAGTATTTACTAGTGGTGGCACGCAATCAAACTTAATGGCAATGTTAGTTGCTCGTGAAGTGGCTGTTAGCCGCTATGCGCCAGAACATCAGGTAAAACTTCAGGGCTTACCAGCTGTTGCCTCGCGCTTTAAAATTTACTGCTCTGAGGTGGCGCACTTTAGTATTCAAAAAGCAGCGGCGTTACTGGGCTTAGGTTACAACGCTGTGGTGCCGGTGGCTACAAACCGCGAAATGCAAATGGATATGCAGGCACTTAAAACCGCCATAGCAACAAGCAAAGCGCAAGGTGATTTACCCATTGCAGTGGTTATTACCGCAGGCACAACCGATTTTGGCTCAATCGATCCAATCCATAATATTGCCATGCTGGCTAAAGAAGAGCAGCTATGGTGCCACGTAGATGGCGCTTATGGTGGCGGTTTGTTGGTAAGCGAGCACCACCGCAATGCGCTTAATGGCATTGAGTTGGTTGATTCAATAACGATTGATTATCACAAATCATTTATGCAACCGGTTAGTTGTAGTGCCTTTTTATTAAGCGACAAACGTCATTTTAGCCACATTACTTTGTATGCCGATTATTTAAACCCATTAGCAGAGGCCGGAAATGGCACGCCTAATTTGGTTGATAAAAGCCTGCAAACCACTCGCCGTTTTGATGCCTTAAAGTTATGGCTAACACTGCGCACCACTGGAGAAGCACCGCTTGGCCGTGCGTTCGATAAAGTTATTGGTCTTGCGCGCCAAACGCATATTGTACTTAACGACCATCCCGACTTTGAAGTAGTTAACTACCCCGAGCTTAGTGCCTTAGTATTTAGATTTGCCCCTGATGATTTAAAACATGACCTTGATTTACTCGACTCTTTAAACCTGCATGTACGACAAACGTTTTTACAAACCGGTGAAGCCATGGTTGCCCGTACAAAAATAAATGGCCGCCATTATCTTAAATTTACATTGCTTAATGCGCAGTGCCAATTAACTGATGTACGCGCTGTTATTGAGCAAATTAGCCACATTGCATGGCAAACTTATAGGGAAATTGCATAA